In Paraflavitalea devenefica, the following are encoded in one genomic region:
- a CDS encoding glycosyltransferase family 2 protein, with the protein MLSVVIVNYNVKYFLEQCLCSVKKAMESSGTHAGPDFQAQAEVLVVDNHSSDGSIDYLQSRFPFVRFIANTENTGFARANNQALQQCRGKYILFLNPDTILPEDAFGLCFSFMEAHPDAGALGVRMIDGSGRYLPESKRGFPAPWVSFCKMSGLTKLFPHSKLLARYYLGHLSPAATHPVDVLSGAFMWVRKAVLDKTGGFDERFFMYAEDIDLSYRIQQSGYHNYYLPTPTIIHFKGESTRRDVRYVRLFYTAMIQFVQKHFTGPGAWFYVALLRSFIYLKSIGTESRKEMKGKATSLPTSYITGNVENVVHIIKKIGNKRIIEGGPDSADELIYAEGLQYSFKDIIAAMQNNPAQKKIRIHAAGSNSIVGSDSKNILGEIIILDN; encoded by the coding sequence ATGCTATCGGTCGTCATTGTAAACTACAACGTGAAGTATTTTCTGGAACAATGCCTCTGTTCCGTGAAAAAAGCCATGGAAAGCAGCGGCACCCATGCCGGGCCTGATTTCCAGGCCCAGGCAGAGGTGTTAGTGGTGGATAACCACTCTTCTGATGGCAGTATTGACTATTTACAATCCCGGTTCCCTTTCGTACGGTTTATCGCCAATACAGAAAATACCGGTTTCGCCAGGGCCAATAACCAGGCCTTACAGCAATGCCGCGGGAAATACATCCTCTTTCTCAATCCGGATACCATCCTGCCCGAAGATGCTTTCGGGCTGTGCTTTTCTTTCATGGAAGCGCACCCTGATGCCGGTGCGCTGGGGGTGCGGATGATTGACGGCAGCGGACGGTACCTGCCGGAATCCAAACGGGGATTTCCTGCTCCCTGGGTGTCATTTTGTAAAATGAGTGGGCTGACAAAGCTGTTTCCCCACTCAAAACTATTGGCGCGCTATTACCTGGGTCACCTGTCACCGGCCGCCACGCATCCGGTAGATGTGCTTTCCGGCGCATTTATGTGGGTGCGGAAAGCCGTACTGGATAAAACCGGCGGTTTTGATGAACGTTTCTTCATGTATGCGGAAGACATAGACCTCAGTTACCGGATTCAGCAGTCGGGATACCATAACTATTACTTGCCTACCCCCACCATCATCCATTTTAAGGGAGAAAGTACCCGCAGGGATGTACGGTATGTGCGATTATTTTATACCGCCATGATACAGTTTGTGCAAAAGCATTTTACGGGGCCGGGCGCATGGTTCTATGTAGCGTTGCTCAGATCATTTATCTATCTGAAAAGTATAGGTACAGAGAGCAGGAAAGAAATGAAGGGGAAAGCAACTTCTTTACCCACATCCTATATAACCGGTAATGTGGAAAACGTTGTACATATAATAAAAAAAATTGGCAATAAACGTATCATTGAAGGCGGGCCCGACTCCGCAGATGAACTAATATATGCAGAAGGCCTGCAATATTCTTTTAAAGATATTATTGCCGCCATGCAAAATAATCCTGCTCAAAAAAAAATACGTATTCATGCTGCCGGTAGTAATAGCATAGTAGGAAGCGACTCTAAAAACATCCTGGGCGAAATAATAATATTGGATAATTAA
- a CDS encoding kelch repeat-containing protein: protein MDSSASTEFPGTGRQNATRFSIGSKAYVGLGNGDGNIIYTDLWEFNPANKTWTKKADFPGTPRAASGSFVIGNKVYVATGLCNCKDVWEYDPTTDT, encoded by the coding sequence ATGGATTCTTCAGCATCAACCGAATTTCCCGGAACAGGCCGTCAAAATGCTACCAGGTTTTCTATTGGTTCAAAAGCCTATGTGGGCTTGGGGAATGGAGATGGAAATATTATTTATACTGATCTTTGGGAATTTAACCCTGCCAATAAAACATGGACTAAAAAAGCCGATTTTCCCGGCACGCCAAGAGCGGCTTCCGGAAGTTTTGTGATTGGAAATAAAGTATATGTGGCTACCGGACTTTGCAATTGTAAGGACGTGTGGGAATACGATCCTACCACAGATACCTAG
- a CDS encoding kelch repeat-containing protein has protein sequence MWQYNPVKDIWTKKADYPGTPVDVATSFVINGKGYVAGGNQVFGTSKALWEYDPVTDKWTERKNMPVATSGSVGFAIKNKGYVGVGWGGGNQIWEYNPASDAWKMYTHFEGGHREGAMGVVVNNIAYIGLGTTTWTVYPTQIWEFSPR, from the coding sequence TTGTGGCAATATAATCCTGTAAAAGATATATGGACTAAAAAAGCTGATTATCCTGGAACGCCTGTTGATGTTGCTACCAGCTTTGTTATTAATGGCAAGGGGTATGTAGCCGGTGGTAATCAGGTCTTCGGAACCAGCAAGGCTTTATGGGAATACGATCCGGTTACAGATAAATGGACTGAACGGAAAAATATGCCTGTTGCTACCTCTGGGTCTGTTGGTTTTGCAATTAAGAATAAAGGATATGTAGGAGTAGGTTGGGGAGGTGGAAATCAAATTTGGGAATATAATCCGGCTTCAGACGCATGGAAGATGTATACCCATTTTGAAGGCGGGCACAGAGAGGGAGCCATGGGCGTTGTAGTTAATAATATAGCCTACATCGGCCTTGGAACTACCACGTGGACTGTCTATCCTACACAGATATGGGAATTTTCACCACGTTGA
- a CDS encoding M23 family metallopeptidase has product MKFKRIIKYIFLSLLIILIIGYCLPQHFINTSSFHFVKAGTEIGTVGTTGNAASKPPHLHYTVSSMLPLPWRIDGSKQGWKKMFYLNPITYLIETE; this is encoded by the coding sequence ATGAAATTCAAGAGAATTATCAAATATATCTTCTTGTCTTTATTGATCATTCTGATCATCGGCTATTGCTTGCCACAGCATTTTATTAACACCTCCTCTTTTCATTTCGTAAAAGCCGGAACGGAAATTGGCACCGTGGGAACTACGGGCAATGCCGCTAGCAAACCACCTCATTTGCACTATACGGTGTCTTCCATGCTACCCCTGCCCTGGCGCATTGACGGGTCAAAACAGGGCTGGAAGAAAATGTTCTACCTGAACCCAATCACCTACCTGATAGAAACAGAATAA